The Triticum dicoccoides isolate Atlit2015 ecotype Zavitan chromosome 6A, WEW_v2.0, whole genome shotgun sequence genome has a window encoding:
- the LOC119316141 gene encoding putative ripening-related protein 7, whose amino-acid sequence MANTTKSVAILSLFVFLQVWCAAGQVHDTPAVMSVNGFEQGEEGGPATCDGQYHSDALFLVSMTSKWYGPGLRCGKKIGIRSSDALYVEAMVVDECDTENGCGDNEISTSAAVWKFFGLDTNVGEVTVTWSDVN is encoded by the coding sequence ATGGCGAACACCACCAAGTCTGTGGCGATTCTCAGCCTTTTTGTTTTTCTGCAGGTGTGGTGCGCCGCCGGCCAAGTCCACGACACCCCGGCTGTGATGTCGGTGAATGGCTTCGAGCAAGGAGAGGAGGGTGGGCCGGCGACGTGCGACGGCCAGTACCATAGCGACGCCCTCTTCCTGGTGTCGATGACCTCCAAGTGGTACGGGCCCGGCCTACGGTGCGGCAAGAAGATCGGCATCCGTAGCTCGGACGCGCTTTATGTGGAGGCCATGGTCGTGGACGAATGCGACACAGAGAACGGATGCGGTGACAACGAGATCAGCACGTCGGCCGCCGTGTGGAAGTTCTTCGGGCTTGACACCAATGTCGGCGAGGTGACTGTCACCTGGTCAGATGTAAACTGA